The following proteins are co-located in the Primulina tabacum isolate GXHZ01 chromosome 11, ASM2559414v2, whole genome shotgun sequence genome:
- the LOC142518310 gene encoding RING-H2 finger protein ATL67-like, producing the protein MSATLPIPPPPLTTTTVKSSFSQNLSSIGLGYAIAIAFGFLVLFSTVLLASYICCRSATTRRRRQHRRSPSSTDQNPSTENSVYLPRIIFVAEDDESDSQNVVVGLDQAVINSYPKFVFSKGNGNAGNENVCSICLCEYREAEMLRMLPDCRHCFHVMCVDAWLKLNASCPVCRNSPLPTPLSTPLQEVVPLSQYSDGRRRA; encoded by the coding sequence ATGTCCGCCACCCTACCCATACCGCCGCCGCCGCTAACCACCACAACTGTCAAATCCTCTTTCTCTCAGAACCTCAGTTCCATAGGTCTCGGCTACGCTATCGCTATTGCCTTCGGATTCCTCGTTCTCTTCTCCACCGTCCTTCTCGCCTCCTATATCTGCTGCCGTTCAGCAACCACACGCCGACGCAGACAACACCGTCGCTCCCCGTCTTCTACAGACCAGAACCCCTCCACTGAGAACAGCGTCTACCTCCCCCGGATAATCTTCGTCGCCGAGGATGACGAGAGCGACTCGCAAAACGTCGTCGTCGGGCTCGATCAAGCGGTCATTAACTCGTACCCGAAGTTCGTCTTCTCGAAGGGAAACGGGAACGCGGGAAACGAAAACGTTTGTTCGATCTGTTTGTGCGAGTATAGGGAAGCGGAAATGCTGAGGATGCTACCGGATTGTAGGCACTGCTTCCACGTTATGTGTGTGGATGCGTGGCTTAAGCTGAATGCTTCGTGCCCTGTTTGCCGGAACTCTCCGTTGCCAACGCCGCTGTCCACGCCGTTGCAGGAAGTGGTGCCGCTCTCTCAATACTCCGATGGCCGTAGGAGAGCATAA